Within the Planctomycetota bacterium genome, the region GAATCCGACCCGCCTTTACCTCCTGGTACCGCGGTTCCCTCATCTTGTCCCGGGCCGGAAGGTTGGACCAGAGCTGGAATCCGAACATCCGCCCCCTGCGGTCCCCGCGCGGCATCTCCTGATGGATGATGCCGCCGCCGGCCGTCATCCACTGAACGTCGCCCGAGGAAATCAGACCCCGGTTCCCGAGGCTGTCCCCGTGCTCCACCTCCCCGTCCAGAACGTACGTGATCGTCTCGATTCCGCGGTGCGGGTGCCACGGGAAGCCCGCGCGGTAGTCGGCGGGATTTTCCGACCGGAAGTCGTCGAGAAGAAGAAAGGGATCGAGCGCGGGAAGCTCGTGAAAGCCGAACGCCCTCCGGAGCCGGACGCCCGCGCCCTCCACGGTGGGACGGCTCTTCCAGGCGCGGATCACGGGACGAACCGGAGTCTCGGAAGGAATCGTCATGGCGCGGCCGTTGGTTTAACGTCCGCGCCCGGCGTTTCCTTCCCGGGAAGCGGAGGGCAGCGCGCAGCTTTCGGCCGGGCCGAACCATGCCTGCCGGCGGCGCGCCACGAAGTCGTACCCCCGGTCCAGGAGGCGCTCCGGCAGGAGGCGCAGGCACTTCGCCCACGTCCAGGGTCCGCCCAGCTCGCCCAGGACGAAAAGCACCGCCCGCGCCCGGGTCAGAAGCTCGGCCGCCGCCCCCGGGCGCTCCGGGCGGCGGACCACGTAGACCGTGTCGAGCGCCTCCGCGCGGCGCCCCCGTTCCCGCAGGAACTCCTTCACCCACGGCTCCTGAAGCGGCGCGAAACGAAACGCCCCCCGGCGGTCGCGCGCCTGCACGAACCGGTTGAACCGGTTGCAGAGCGCGCACGCGCCGTCGTAGAGGATGACGTGCGCCCCTTCGATCACTCCGACCGCCCTCCGAGAAGCCGCTGGAGTCCCCCGCCCCACTTGAGCAGCTTGCGCACCTGTCCCGGCGAAAGGCCGCAGAGCTTCCGGTACGCGTCCTCCGCCAGCTCGAAGAACTCCAGAAGCGCCCGAAGACGTTCCTCCGTGTACGCGTCCCCGCCCCCCTCTTTTTCCGTCCCGTCCAGCGCCTCCCGCAGGAGCGCCAGCGTGGGATCGAGCTCCCGCCGCTTGCGTCCCTCCGCCACGAGCCGGAACATCTGCCAGACGTCCTTGAGCGACTCGAAATGGTCCCTCCGGTCCCCGCGGAGATGGACCACCCGGATGAGCCCCCAGTGAAGCAGCTCCCGGAGGCTGGTGCTGACGTGCGACCGCGCCACCCCGAGCGTCTCGGTGATCTCCTCGGCCGAAAGCGGCCGCGGCGAGAGGTAGAGGAGCGCATGCGCCTGCGCCACGGTGCGGTTGATCCCCCACCGGGTTCCCATCTCGCCCCAGTGCAGGATGAATTTCTCCTGGACGGGCGAGAGCTTCGTTTTCTTTTCTTCTTTCATATCTGTCTATACTGAATTTAGAAAAAGAAGGCCGGGCGGTCAACCCTTCCCCGCCCTCCGGCGCGGCGGGCGTAACGAAGGCGGCGCGCGGCGGCTCAACCGATCGGAGCCCCGCCGCCTCCCAGGTGCGCCATGGAAAAGCCTCTCACCCTTGAACCGCGACCCGGGGAACGGTCCGAACGCCGGCCTCGAAGCACGCCCGCGCCCCGCGGAGGGCTGCCGCTGGCCCGCCCCTTCGGAATCGAAATCCGGATCGACACGAGCTGGCTCGTGATCGCCTTCCTGATCGTCTTCTCGCTCGGACACCAGTTCCTGCGGCTCTTTCCCGGCCGGCCGGCGTGGAACGCCTGGCTGGGGGCCCTGGCGACGGGCCTGCTCTTCTTCCTGTCGATCCTTCTGCACGAAATGTCCCACAGCCTGGTCGCCCGCGGGCTTGGCATGACGGTCCAGGGGATCACGCTCTTCGTCTTCGGAGGCATCTCGCGGATCCGCGGCGAGCCCGAGCGGCCGAGGGATGAGTTCTGGATGGCCATCGTGGGCCCCCTGACCAGCGCCCTCCTCGGGGCGCTCTTTCTGCTGGCCGGACGGGCCCTCCCGGACGGATCGCTCGCCCAGGTCGCCGCCGGCTGGCTGGGCGTCATCAACTTCCTCCTGGCGGGGTTCAATCTCCTGCCGGGGTATCCGCTCGACGGGGGCCGGGTGTTCCGCGCCGGCGTGTGGCTCCTCACGCGGGACCTCCGCAAAGCCACGCGCGGGGCGGCTTTCCTCGGCATGGCCATCGGCGGAGGCCTCATCGTCTGGGGCGCGTTCCTCGTCTTCGCCACGCCCAACCTCCTGTCCGGCCTGTGGCTGGGCCTGATCGGATGGTTTCTGATCTCCGCGGCCCAGCGCAGCGTCCAGAGCCTCGAGATCCGCGAGCTGCTCCGGCGCTACCGCGCCCGCGATGCCATGCGCC harbors:
- a CDS encoding site-2 protease family protein, whose product is MEKPLTLEPRPGERSERRPRSTPAPRGGLPLARPFGIEIRIDTSWLVIAFLIVFSLGHQFLRLFPGRPAWNAWLGALATGLLFFLSILLHEMSHSLVARGLGMTVQGITLFVFGGISRIRGEPERPRDEFWMAIVGPLTSALLGALFLLAGRALPDGSLAQVAAGWLGVINFLLAGFNLLPGYPLDGGRVFRAGVWLLTRDLRKATRGAAFLGMAIGGGLIVWGAFLVFATPNLLSGLWLGLIGWFLISAAQRSVQSLEIRELLRRYRARDAMRPPCPRARPDETIQRFVEEKVLGTGQRCFLVTDGEALLGLATLHELRSVPREAWSRTTLAEVMVPVDRVEKVAPAEPLARVLERMEERGVNQLPVVEAGTLQGLVTREDVLRILATDLELTAS
- a CDS encoding pirin family protein, which gives rise to MTIPSETPVRPVIRAWKSRPTVEGAGVRLRRAFGFHELPALDPFLLLDDFRSENPADYRAGFPWHPHRGIETITYVLDGEVEHGDSLGNRGLISSGDVQWMTAGGGIIHQEMPRGDRRGRMFGFQLWSNLPARDKMREPRYQEVKAGRIPLVRTAGGAAVRVIAGEESGVRGPVQDIASDPTFLDVSLPAGGRFERRTPADHTVFAYVFEGEGMFHSGSDEVSGDGTLLLYGPGGFLEVRAERRPVRFLLVSGRPLREPVAWHGPIVMNTREELEAAFRELREGTFVRGGGRRDV
- a CDS encoding MarR family transcriptional regulator translates to MKEEKKTKLSPVQEKFILHWGEMGTRWGINRTVAQAHALLYLSPRPLSAEEITETLGVARSHVSTSLRELLHWGLIRVVHLRGDRRDHFESLKDVWQMFRLVAEGRKRRELDPTLALLREALDGTEKEGGGDAYTEERLRALLEFFELAEDAYRKLCGLSPGQVRKLLKWGGGLQRLLGGRSE
- a CDS encoding DCC1-like thiol-disulfide oxidoreductase family protein produces the protein MIEGAHVILYDGACALCNRFNRFVQARDRRGAFRFAPLQEPWVKEFLRERGRRAEALDTVYVVRRPERPGAAAELLTRARAVLFVLGELGGPWTWAKCLRLLPERLLDRGYDFVARRRQAWFGPAESCALPSASREGNAGRGR